In a genomic window of Brassica rapa cultivar Chiifu-401-42 chromosome A10, CAAS_Brap_v3.01, whole genome shotgun sequence:
- the LOC103833091 gene encoding exocyst complex component EXO70B1, with the protein MAATTTPAASISAGAGSGSNGGAEDRVLATAQQIVKSLNTPKEVREDMMLIFSSFDNRLSNIKTVMTDQNDALLARLEAAETIIHRWDGGNDSSRHSSSSSGNHRSSSFSLSFDGSPDEATEFLSAVDEIISLLVDLSSENKPDMVDRADSALQMAMSLLEDEFRRILIRNTVPLDAERLYGSMRRVTLSFADGDVTEDFENFGLVANGDGDGSGSGSGSGSGSRRRLFHERGGSIGCDLWVDLINPTAVEDLKEIAERMIRAGYEKECVQVYSTVRRDALDECLMILDVEKLSIEEVHRIDWKSMDEKMKKWIQAMKITVRVLLAGEKKLCDEIFNDSETSKEVCFNETTKGCVMQLLNFGEAVAIGKRSSEKLFRILDMYDALANVSQTLEVMVTDDFVCSETKGVLEALGNAARGTFVEFENNVRNETSKKPTTNGEVHPMIRYVMNYMKLIVDYAATLNSLLENDESEGLSRDDDTEEMSPLAKRMLRLITCLESNLEEKSKLYEDGGLQYVFLMNNIHYVVQKVKDSELGKLLGDDWVRKRRGQIRQYSTGYLRASWSKVLAALRDGSMAGGSSGSPSYGQRSNSSSSASKMALKERFKGFNASFEEIYRLQTAWKVPDPQLREELRISIQEKVIMAYRAFFGRNKSQLEGGRHAGKYIKYTPDDLESYLPDLFEGNQMVIHPRRKSS; encoded by the coding sequence ATGGCCGCGACAACAACCCCGGCGGCAAGCATCAGCGCGGGAGCAGGATCAGGATCGAATGGTGGAGCTGAGGATCGTGTCCTCGCGACGGCGCAGCAGATCGTGAAGAGTCTGAACACACCGAAAGAGGTTCGCGAAGATATGATGCTCATCTTCTCCAGCTTCGATAACCGCTTATCCAACATCAAGACGGTGATGACCGACCAAAACGACGCTCTTTTGGCTCGTTTAGAAGCCGCCGAAACGATTATCCACCGCTGGGACGGCGGTAACGATTCCTCTCGCCACTCGTCTTCATCTTCTGGTAACCACCGTTCCTCTTCGTTTTCTCTTTCCTTCGACGGATCTCCGGATGAGGCGACGGAGTTTCTATCCGCTGTTGATGAGATTATCTCTCTCCTTGTGGATCTTTCCTCTGAGAACAAGCCTGATATGGTAGACCGAGCTGATAGTGCTTTGCAGATGGCTATGTCTCTGCTTGAAGATGAGTTTAGACGGATACTTATCCGAAACACCGTTCCTCTCGACGCTGAGAGACTCTATGGCTCGATGCGTCGTGTTACCTTGTCCTTCGCAGATGGCGATGTTACTGAGGATTTTGAGAATTTTGGATTGGTTGCTAACGGTGATGGAGATGGCAGTGGGAGTGGGAGTGGGAGTGGGAGTGGGAGTAGGAGGAGGCTCTTCCATGAGAGAGGAGGAAGCATAGGCTGTGATCTTTGGGTTGATTTGATTAACCCTACTGCTGTTGAAGATTTGAAAGAGATCGCGGAGAGGATGATTCGAGCTGGTTATGAAAAGGAGTGTGTTCAGGTGTATAGCACTGTGAGGCGTGATGCCTTGGATGAATGCTTGATGATTCTTGATGTggagaagctgagtatagaagAAGTGCATAGGATTGATTGGAAGTCCATGgatgagaagatgaagaagtggattcaagcTATGAAGATCACTGTTAGGGTTCTTCTAGCTGGTGAGAAGAAGCTATGCGACGAGATTTTCAACGATTCGGAGACTAGCAAAGAAGTCTGTTTCAACGAGACAACTAAAGGCTGTGTGATGCAGTTGTTGAACTTCGGAGAGGCTGTGGCTATAGGAAAAAGATCGTCGGAGAAGCTCTTTAGGATTCTTGATATGTATGACGCTTTGGCTAATGTGTCGCAGACTCTAGAGGTGATGGTCACTGACGATTTTGTATGCAGTGAGACTAAAGGGGTCTTGGAAGCTTTAGGTAATGCTGCGAGAGGGACGTTTGTTGAGTTTGAGAATAATGTGAGGAACGAGACGTCAAAGAAACCGACGACAAACGGTGAGGTTCATCCCATGATACGTTATGTGATGAACTACATGAAGCTGATTGTGGATTACGCGGCCACCTTAAATTCGCTTCTGGAGAACGATGAGTCAGAGGGTTTATCTAGGGATGATGATACAGAGGAGATGTCCCCTCTTGCTAAACGAATGCTTAGGTTGATTACTTGCTTAGAATCAAATCTGGAAGAGAAATCAAAGCTGTATGAGGACGGTGGGCTGCAGTATGTGTTCTTGATGAACAATATTCACTATGTTGTTCAGAAGGTGAAGGACTCTGAGCTGGGTAAACTCTTGGGTGACGATTGGGTTAGGAAACGAAGAGGGCAGATACGTCAGTATTCCACTGGCTACCTCAGGGCTTCGTGGAGCAAGGTGCTAGCTGCTTTGAGGGACGGGAGTATGGCTGGAGGCTCAAGTGGTAGCCCAAGTTATGGACAAAGAAGCAACAGTTCAAGTAGTGCCTCGAAGATGGCCTTAAAGGAGAGATTCAAAGGTTTCAATGCCAGTTTTGAAGAGATATACAGGCTTCAAACAGCTTGGAAGGTCCCGGATCCTCAACTTCGTGAAGAACTGAGAATATCAATACAAGAGAAAGTGATTATGGCTTACCGGGCTTTCTTTGGAAGGAACAAGAGTCAACTTGAAGGTGGTAGGCATGCGGGGAAGTACATAAAGTACACACCAGATGACCTGGAGAGTTACTTACCAGACCTATTCGAAGGAAATCAAATGGTAATTCACCCGAGAAGGAAAAGTTCTTAA